A single region of the Methanofastidiosum sp. genome encodes:
- a CDS encoding Fic family protein: protein MKIYIYEKEGWPNFKWEIEKLLPLLGKVRNYQGRIVGKMESLGFELRDEAILDTLTLDVLKSSEIEGEILNADQVRSSIARRLGMNIAGLIPSDRDVEGVVEMMLDATQNYKNQLTKERLFDWHCALFPTGKSGMYKIIVGNWRDDSTGPMQVVSGALGKEIIHFQAPEADRLEKEMNLFLEWINNDNLEEPVIKAGIAHLWYVTLHPFEDGNGRIARAITDMLLTRSDGIPQRFYSMSAQIRTQRKEYYEILEKTQKGNIDITSWLEWFLSCLLNALNNSEVVLRKVIFKHNFWNKNSVKLQNERQRLILNKLLDGFDGNLTSSKWAKIAKCSQDTALRDIQDLIDKSILRKSDSGGRSTNYELTELE, encoded by the coding sequence ATGAAAATCTATATATACGAAAAAGAGGGTTGGCCAAATTTCAAGTGGGAAATTGAAAAGTTATTGCCTTTGTTGGGAAAGGTAAGAAATTATCAAGGAAGAATTGTTGGAAAAATGGAATCCCTTGGATTCGAATTAAGGGATGAGGCTATATTGGATACGCTGACGCTTGATGTTCTTAAATCCTCAGAAATAGAAGGTGAAATATTAAATGCAGATCAAGTTCGTTCATCTATCGCACGTAGATTAGGGATGAATATCGCTGGATTAATTCCCTCTGACAGAGATGTTGAAGGTGTTGTTGAAATGATGTTGGATGCAACACAAAATTATAAAAATCAATTAACTAAAGAAAGATTATTTGATTGGCATTGCGCACTATTCCCCACAGGAAAAAGTGGAATGTATAAAATTATTGTTGGAAATTGGAGGGATGATTCAACAGGTCCAATGCAAGTTGTTTCAGGAGCACTTGGAAAAGAAATAATCCATTTTCAAGCACCCGAAGCAGATAGATTAGAAAAAGAAATGAATCTATTCCTTGAATGGATTAATAACGATAATCTTGAAGAACCTGTAATTAAAGCAGGTATAGCCCATTTGTGGTATGTAACATTACATCCTTTCGAAGATGGTAATGGCAGAATTGCAAGAGCAATAACTGATATGCTTTTGACTAGGTCTGATGGAATTCCTCAGCGGTTTTATAGTATGTCCGCGCAGATACGAACTCAAAGAAAAGAATACTATGAAATACTAGAAAAAACCCAAAAAGGAAACATTGACATTACCAGTTGGTTAGAATGGTTTTTGAGTTGTCTCTTGAATGCTTTAAATAACTCTGAAGTAGTATTAAGGAAAGTAATCTTTAAACACAATTTTTGGAATAAGAATTCTGTTAAACTTCAGAATGAAAGACAAAGATTGATTTTAAACAAGTTGCTAGATGGTTTTGACGGGAATTTAACATCATCAAAATGGGCAAAAATTGCTAAATGCTCTCAAGACACTGCATTAAGAGACATTCAAGACTTAATTGATAAAAGCATACTAAGAAAATCAGATAGCGGAGGAAGAAGCACAAACTATGAATTAACAGAATTAGAATAA